The DNA segment CCAGCGCGGAAGGTCAGGATATGTATGCCGCCATTGACGGTTTGATCGATAAACTGGCAAGGCAGCTAACGAAACACAAAGATAAACTGAAACAACACTAATTGTCCGGGCAGTTAGCGAGTGCAGGACGGCCTGTTGTGACGCACAACAGGCCATTTGTACAGTTAGCGCTCCGAATCTGCCTCATCAGGAATCATCCTGATGGAACAGGTTCTTAGGTGAAATTATGACAAATAACGATACGACTCTACAACTGAGCAGCGTACTTAACCAGGAATGTACGCGCAGCGGCGTTCACTGCCAGAGCAAAAAACGTGCGCTGGAGATTATCAGTGAACTGGCGGCAAAACAGCTCAGCCTGCCTCCGCAGGTGGTATTTGAAGCAATCCTGACGCGTGAGAAAATGGGCAGTACCGGCATTGGCAATGGTATCGCCATCCCGCACGGCAAGCTGGAAGAAGATACGCTGCGCGCCGTCGGCGTGTTCGTCCAACTCGAAACGCCTATCGCTTTCGATGCCATTGATAATCAACCGGTCGATCTGCTTTTCGCCCTGCTGGTGCCCGCAGATCAGACCAAAACGCATCTGCATACACTGTCGCTGGTCGCTAAACGTCTGGCGGATAAAACCATCTGCCGCCGTCTGCGCGCCGCGCAGAGTGACGAAGAGCTGTATCAAATCATCACTGACACCGAAGGTGGAAAGGATGAGGCATAACCACCCAATGGCATCTGTTGTGAGGAGAAACGGTACATGGTACTGATGATCGTCAGCGGTCGTTCAGGGTCAGGGAAATCTGTCGCCCTGCGTGCGCTGGAAGATATGGGTTTTTACTGCGTGGACAACCTCCCCGTGGTGCTGTTGCCCGATCTGGCTCGTACGCTGGCCGATCGCCAGATTTCTGCGGCCGTCAGCATTGACGTGCGTAACATGCCTGAGTCCCCTGAAATTTTCGAGCAGGCGATGAACAACCTGCCCGATGCGTTTTCACCACAGCTTCTGTTCCTTGATGCCGATCGCAACACGCTGATTCGCCGTTACAGCGATACGCGCCGTCTGCATCCGCTTTCCAGCAAAAATCTCTCCCTGGAGAGCGCCATCGACCAGGAAAGCGATCTGCTGGAACCGCTGCGTTCCCGCGCCGATCTGATTGTCGATACCTCTGAAATGTCCGTGCATGAACTGGCGGAAATGCTGCGTACCCGTCTGCTGGGCAAGCGCGAACGCGAGCTGACAATGGTGTTCGAGTCCTTCGGCTTCAAGCACGGTATTCCAATCGATGCCGATTATGTTTTTGACGTGCGCTTCCTGCCTAACCCGCACTGGGACCCGAAACTGCGTCCAATGACCGGCCTCGATAAACCGGTTGCGGCATTCCTCGACAGGCACACAGAAGTACACAATTTTATCTACCAGACTCGCAGCTATCTTGAGTTATGGTTACCCATGCTGGAGACAAACAACCGTAGCTATCTCACCGTAGCCATCGGCTGTACCGGCGGGAAACACCGTTCGGTGTATATTGCAGAACAGCTGGCAGACTACTTCCGTTCACGCGGTAAGAACGTGCAGTCACGCCATAGAACGCTGGAAAAACGCAAAACATGACCGTGAAGCAGACTGTAGAAGTCACAAACAAGCTGGGTATGCATGCCCGGCCTGCGATGAAACTGTTTGAATTAATGCAGGGTTTTGAGGCCGAAGTGCTGTTACGCAATGATGAAGGAACCGAAGCCGAAGCCAATAGCGTCATCGCCCTGCTGATGCTGGACTCTGCTAAAGGTCGCCAGATAGAAATTGAAGCCACCGGCCCGCAGGAGGTCGAAGCGCTGGCGGCGGTGATCGCGCTGTTCAATTCAGGATTCGACGAAGATTAGGCCATTTCGCTTTCGTCTCTTCCTTTCCCCCAGAAAACGCCACCCGGCGTTTTTTTTATTCCCTCGTCTTTCTGCCTGCGTCGATATTGTACATTCCGTGCGCTTTTCCGTCCTGATTAAACCTTAAGAAAACCTTAAGAGGGGTTGTTTACGTTCTATTTAAGTTGAGCGTTCATACTGGTTCTATTAGCAACATTACCAGGAGATCTCATGATACTTTTATCTGAACAAAATCCCCTGGGCACCGGACGCCATCGTAAATGTTATGCGCATCCGGGAGATGCCCAACGCTGCATTAAGATCATTTACAATGCCGACCGCAGCGGCAAGAAAGAGATCCGCCGTGAGCTGAAATATTACGCGCATCTGTCACGTTACCTGCAAGACTGGAGCGGCATCCCGC comes from the Citrobacter koseri ATCC BAA-895 genome and includes:
- the ptsN gene encoding PTS IIA-like nitrogen regulatory protein PtsN, which produces MTNNDTTLQLSSVLNQECTRSGVHCQSKKRALEIISELAAKQLSLPPQVVFEAILTREKMGSTGIGNGIAIPHGKLEEDTLRAVGVFVQLETPIAFDAIDNQPVDLLFALLVPADQTKTHLHTLSLVAKRLADKTICRRLRAAQSDEELYQIITDTEGGKDEA
- the npr gene encoding PTS phosphocarrier protein NPr; translated protein: MTVKQTVEVTNKLGMHARPAMKLFELMQGFEAEVLLRNDEGTEAEANSVIALLMLDSAKGRQIEIEATGPQEVEALAAVIALFNSGFDED
- the rapZ gene encoding RNase adapter RapZ; this encodes MVLMIVSGRSGSGKSVALRALEDMGFYCVDNLPVVLLPDLARTLADRQISAAVSIDVRNMPESPEIFEQAMNNLPDAFSPQLLFLDADRNTLIRRYSDTRRLHPLSSKNLSLESAIDQESDLLEPLRSRADLIVDTSEMSVHELAEMLRTRLLGKRERELTMVFESFGFKHGIPIDADYVFDVRFLPNPHWDPKLRPMTGLDKPVAAFLDRHTEVHNFIYQTRSYLELWLPMLETNNRSYLTVAIGCTGGKHRSVYIAEQLADYFRSRGKNVQSRHRTLEKRKT